From Vibrio splendidus, a single genomic window includes:
- the pspC gene encoding envelope stress response membrane protein PspC: MSRELYRDPINGKLSGVCAGLANYFGLEVWLVRILVISAALLGGSFLVLLAYLALTFMLEKQPPQYVDQMKAKQEHTLKQKPWEKGQTAESLLGTLEGDFQKLETSVRNMEAYVTSDTFKVDRAFKNM, translated from the coding sequence ATGAGTAGAGAACTGTATCGCGACCCTATTAACGGTAAGCTGTCTGGCGTGTGTGCAGGGTTAGCGAACTATTTTGGCTTGGAAGTGTGGTTGGTTCGCATCTTGGTTATCTCGGCGGCACTGCTTGGTGGTAGCTTTTTGGTGTTATTAGCGTATTTAGCTTTGACATTTATGCTTGAAAAACAACCACCTCAGTATGTCGATCAGATGAAAGCCAAACAAGAGCACACGCTGAAGCAAAAACCTTGGGAAAAAGGGCAAACCGCAGAGTCGTTATTGGGCACTTTAGAGGGTGATTTCCAGAAATTAGAGACCAGTGTCCGCAATATGGAAGCTTATGTGACTTCGGATACTTTCAAAGTCGATCGCGCATTTAAGAACATGTAG